One segment of Penaeus chinensis breed Huanghai No. 1 chromosome 14, ASM1920278v2, whole genome shotgun sequence DNA contains the following:
- the LOC125032173 gene encoding cuticle protein 7-like produces MNAKVLIALALVAVTAADKLPAYSYSAPQGSFEDSVEYDDAKYDFNWAVKDDDSGNDFGHQESRDGDDTQGSYYVQLPDGRLQKVTYYVDGDNGYVADVTYEGEARYDSVESREYVPPRAVYSAPESHESVETPVYTPPRPQYAAPRRSYGFPQ; encoded by the exons ATGAACGCAAAA GTATTGATTGCATTGGCTTTGGTCGCCGTGACTGCCGCCGATAAGCTCCCAGCTTACTCTTACTCTGCACCACAG GGATCTTTCGAAGACTCAGTGGAGTATGATgatgccaagtacgacttcaactggGCTGTGAAGGACGACgactccggcaacgacttcggccaccaggagtcccgcgacggAGACGACACTCAGGGATcgtactacgtgcagctccccgacggccgcctgcagaaggtTACCTACTACGTGGACGGCGACAACGGATACGTTGCCGACGTAacgtacgagggcgaggctcgctaTGACTCGGTGGAGTCTCGCGAATACGTCCCCCCAAGGGCCGTGTACTCCGCCCCCGAGTCCCACGAGTCAGTTGAGACTCCCGTGTACACCCCACCACGACCCCAGTATGCCGCCCCCAGGCGCTCTTACGGCTTCCCTCAGTGA
- the LOC125032056 gene encoding pro-resilin-like, which produces MNTKVLLLLGVVAVAAADKLPTYSYIAPHGSFEDSVEYDDAKYDFAWAVKDDDSGNDFGHQESRDGDNTQGSYYVQLPDGLLQKVTYYVDGDNGYVADVTYEGEARYDSVESREYAPPPPRPVYSAPESHESVETPVYTPPRPQYAAPRRSYGFPQ; this is translated from the exons ATGAACACTAAG GTCCTCCTCTTGCTCGGCGTGGTGGCTGTAGCTGCTGCAGATAAGCTGCCGACCTACTCCTACATCGCCCCACAT GGATCTTTTGAGGACTCAGTGGAATATGATGATGCCAAGTATGACTTCGCCTGGGCTGTGAAGGACGACgactccggcaacgacttcggccaccaggagtcccgcgacggcgACAACACTCAGGGATCGTACTACGTGCAACTCCCCGACGGTCTCCTGCAGAAGGTGACGTACTACGTGGACGGCGACAACGGATACGTAGCCGACGTGacgtacgagggcgaggctcgctaTGACTCGGTGGAGTCTCGCGaatacgccccccctccccccaggcccGTATACTCCGCCCCCGAGTCCCACGAGTCAGTTGAGACTCCCGTGTACACCCCACCACGACCCCAGTATGCCGCCCCCAGGCGCTCTTACGGATTCCCTCAGTAA